AAATTTAGGTCTGGCCCGAAACAGGGGCAGGCGGATCATCATGTGCATGCGCGTAATTGCCCATCCCAATCCAGAGATCCAGCGATCCACCGATCCAGCGATCCTTCTCAAATTAAAGTTTACTCTCGACGGAGCCCagggctaaaaataaaataaaataaaacacaaaataCCTGCGAGGCCGACACAAACTTAGATCCAAAACAATAGCACGTTTGATGGGGGCTTTGCATGGGGGAACGGTTTGTTTTGATCAACAAattgtatcttgtatctgaATGCTTCAATTACGTGGGTTTTTGTACAGTTCGATTCGATGCTAATGATTGGTAGATCTTTAAAAATAAACAGGGAAATGTATCTttgaattattattattggttCTTCAATCCCAAGTAACAGAAATGCAGGAAAACAAGGGCTAACGTCTGCAATTTATAGAGATATTCATGCTACAATTAATTCTTTAAAAAAACTTACAAATAAGTTTGGAAATAATCGAAAAAGTTGGGACAAATCTGGCCTTGGGAAGCATTATATCTGGGACTTGTTTCGATTCTCAGAAATGTGGGGCTGTGCTTATGCCAAATGGAAGTCCACTGTCTTTAGTTCCTTTAGACAATTTCATATTTTCAGCTTGTTCCCAGAAAACTGTAATTGTTTTATTTGCATAGGATCCGATGCCATTTGATTGGGTTTCGAGCGGAGTTTCAATTTATGCACTGCACAACACAATTTATGATTGCTTTTTGAAAGTCAATTAGAATTTCCATAGCTACTGCCGGCAGCAGGTCAAACGGTCAAAGTTATGACATATCCTCCAAATAAATTCCCgaaatatttacatattttgGCGACTAAGAATAGCAGTTGAAGGAAACCTGCCTAACCATggcttttgtgttttgtttcaTATAAATCATAATACCGAATATGTATCTTGTTTATGTTTCTTGTTGATCTTTTTAGTTTGAATTTTGGCGCCATTGAAATTATAGTATTTTTGAAAATACGGTAACATCTATTAAGGTATATGTTGCGAATTTTGTAAATGTAGATATGTTGCAAAGACAGAAGATGTTCCGCAATACATTCGTTTTGTTTGAAGATGTTGCGCACTAGGTGGCGCTTTGGCTGGATCGATTGTAAAGAAATGTCATCGAATAAACCGAATTATCGAATTTTGAATTTAAGAGCAGGTGTGATGGTTAAAAAACTCCTAATTCGTATTTTTTTAATGGAAAATACTAATTAATTTTATGTAAATAGTTagtcaaatattaaatatgcTGTTTTTATAGTATCCTCAGTAAAACCAAGAGCTAGATCGGTTATTGTatcaaataaaaatataaatagtGGTCCTCCGAGAGTTTCAAGACTTTCAGATTGTAGATTCCAAATCATTATCCAAGGAGCTATGTATATAAATGGATTAAATCTACTATTGATACAGAATATGTGCAATAACATTATGATATGTACTTGTAATTTTCCAAAACTCGCTATTGCATCGCAATATCGCCCATTTTGAGGTCACAAAGCCCTTAAAGAGCGTCGAAAAACCATGCATTAAATGACCAATTAACACTTTTCCAATCACCTGTGCACAGCAATTAAATATAAAGATTGGCTGGCAACTGTCTAGAATTGAAGTCAACCTCCGCCCGGTACCCCACCCCGCAGCAAATTCCGGCCCCCTTGAACACCCACGATCGGACTTTGGTTTGCAGTTTTCTTCGATCGAAATTGCCAACTGCTAAAGTCAGAAACTGCAGACTTTCAGTTTGAAAACCCTATAAAGAGTAGACCTTTGGGGGAGACAATTATAAGTTGAAAGATCCACTCGAAACCATGAAGACCGTTGCCTTCCTCGCTGTCGTTGTCCTGTTCGCGGCCTTCGCCTGCGCCTCCTGCTCGAGCTCGTATGCGGCTCCGGCCCCGGCCGCAGCGTCGGCCTCCAGCTACTCCTCGCTGCCGGCGCCGCCGTGCCCCAAGAACTACCTGTTCAGCTGCCAGCCCAACCTGGTGCCCGCCCCCTGCGCCCAGCAGGCGGCGCCGGCCGCCTACGGCTCGGCGGGGGCCTACACGGAGCAGGTGCCCTCCTACATCGGATTCGCGCCGTaccagcagctgcagcagtacCACCAGCGGATCGGCAACGCAGCCCTgatcgacgagctgcgcagcCTGGGCCAGGGCATCCAGGGGCAGCAGTACTGAACGAGGGACCACACCACTCTTCGGCTCTTCGGAGGAGTAGCTTAGCTTAGCTTAGATCTGCatacaaatatatacatactatCCCCTGCATCGATAATGAAACTGTTTATTGTAAAATGTTCTCAATTGCTGGCTCTCCGCTCTCTGCCTCTCGCTGGGGTTTTGTCAATGGATGCGGTGCGGGTGCCAAAAAAATATTGTCAGTCGAAATTGTTGTCTTCTCTGTGGTCGGTCTCGCTCGGTTCGGTACGCTCTGAACTGGTCTATATATCGAGCAGTGGatcctatatatatatatctataaaCCCACCGCCATTGATTACGATATTCTGTGCATATTTCCAGCATTTGTGGCCATTACTCGGTCGGTGTGGATGGTGTGGCAAGTGCTCCTCAATCGCTGTCATGTGTCCGGCTCTGGCTCGGGCCACAGCATGACCCAATTCTTGCCAcatgtgcctgtgtgtgtgcctgtgtctgtgtgtgtctcttGGGCATTTAACGATTGCCATTAAGGCACTTGGCCATAACGCCTGAGTGTTTGTTTATATTGCGAGCGTTTCCAAAAATGATTGCATAATTTATTTCGCGGACAAAGTGACCCACTCGGCGTCCCGTTTCTGATTATTAACCGCTAGTGATTGTGCTTTTAGCCATGAAGAAACTGCATCTGGGGGCCAAAAGCAAGGCCAAGTCCTACAAGCCCTTTCGGAACAACAAAAACCGTCGGGTAAGCCAATGAATTGAAGATCAGGTTGTTGATGGGCGAAAAACCTATTAACACCCCCCCTCTATCGCTGTCTCTGTCTTTGTCTATGGCTCGGCCCTGCCCCCGGGCCCGGGCGgaattttgtatatttttatcCACTCGATCGCTCGCTCACCGCTCGCCCAGCATTTCGCTGTTCACGGCGATTTATTCAGACATGTGTATAAATACGAGCCAACAGAGATGACAGTGCATACAGTGCGTTTCAGCACTTCAAGAAGGTGTACAAATATAGGGAAATATTCTTATATTTAGCTTTGAATCGCAGGTACTTAAGGGCAAGGCCAAGGAGGAAATGTTTTATAGAAATTCTTTGGATTGTTTTTCGAAGTTTTTTGGGCTTTTTCTGGCGAATATTTGGTTGGGGCTACTTTTTGtataaattaaaatataatttatTAAATATATAGCCCTTCAGTGCTCTAAAAATTCCCATAGATCCTTTAATTCTTTGAATTTATTACCCACTGTCTTATATTTTTGTCTCGCACTGTATAAATATATGGTTATAGATATGTAGATCTCATCGCACCCTCTTACTCATCGCCGGAATCCTCCTGCCCCGGCACGGGTCGCGTTTATCCGTAATGTTGATACTTTTCTGGCACTTGTAAACAATTCTTCGGATCTCTGGGTTTTTCCTCGATTTTATTTAAGGGGAGGATTAGGATTACGATTATAAATCAATGGTAAATGAATTATAATCAGAACTATTTAATTTCTGGTAGATTAGGCGATGATTAATTGTCTTGGGAAAATTATGGCTCTCTAAATACTGCTCAAAGctcttaaatttattttttcaaaTTGTTCTTAAGTGTTCTACGTAGGATCTATGGTACCTCCTTTCTGGGCCCCTTCTGGGTTCTCCACTGAGGCTCCTTCTACGTTCTAAAAGATGTTTTATTCATTCCTGGCACGAAGAAAGCTCAAAAAAAAATCTATAAAAAAGATTACTGAAAGACTCTACTCCACTCTCATTTTAAGGAATCCATTATCCAAGCCCTCACTATATAAATGTTTTCATATTGCAAATCCAAAGCCCTGACCCACCTTGAAATGCTGTCGTCAAGGGGGGGGTGACAATGGGGGGGTGGGGTCCGGTCAGGTGCCGCGGTCAACGACAGTCACGGGGAAGTAAATTTGCTGACCATGAATATATTTGCTGGGGCCGAGCGATAATATAATTGCACTGGAAGCGCAGCGCGGAACGTTGACCCCCACCCGAAAGGAATGCCAAAGAGGAGGTGGGGTGGGGTGAGGGTAGGGTATCGATGGCAACCAAAGTTCATTAGTAGTTTTGGGCACTCGTTCGATGGAGCTCTTTTGGGCAATCAGTAAAAGGTAAACAAAGAATCGACCCGAGCACACCCATCGCCCAAAAAAATTCCATGGGGAACCGCGAGTGGGGTGGGGGGCGTTCACACACGACCCCCGACCTTCTCTGCAGTCCTGATGCCCCGCCGAAAAGGTAGAGAATCAGCGAAAGAGTGCTCCGCCAACAGCAAAAGTCCGCGCATGTCCAGTGCCTCTGTGGAGAATTGCCACTGCGCAGGcgtcctctctctctcgctcatCTCGCCTGTCAaactcgctctctcgctctccgcTCGTCTGGAAGTAATCGTTtgcgctctccctctctcttcctGTCATTTGGCGTGTGGAAATGGAAAGCGGAATGTTTACGTTACACGGGCACAGTGGGACGCGGAATAAAAGGAATTGAGCTGAACGAGAAATTTAAATTGCAGTAAATTAAGTCTGTTTAAGCATTGTCTGGGTTCTCTGTTTAAACTGAAGCAGATATAGATGGATATAGATATAGAGATTGATAGATATATAGATACAGACAACAAATCGGAACTTTTAAAGTACATAAATTGACTTAAAATACTAAAAAACATTAACATTCTTGAGCTATGTAAAATTCGCTCTTGATAGGTAATATTCTATAATATTCAATATATTATTATGGCAAAGAAGGAATTTTTTTTATGTGTATTTAGtttaattttcaatatttattATTCATATTTTCAAGTGAAAAACCAAAACACGTACAGTGCCGGACTTAAGTGGTGGTAAAGCAATAATTTTTGAGTTTACTGATGTTTAAAGAGATTGTCCATCGCGATTCTCGAACGTTAAAAAATTGTATCCAATAAAAGAATATATTTTCTTTAAAATTTGCTAATTTTCATAAATTTATTGCACTATTTCGGCTAAGCGCGCCATgcagcagcgcccctcggtcggttggctGACCTATTGCCTGAGATCCGCGCCTAACAGGCCTCGGCTTGGTGTCAATTGGGCCACTTGGTGGCGCACTTGATACTGCCACTTAATGGTGCAGTGATTGCATATCAATGCCCAGAAATATTTTGAATAATTTTTAACATGTATTTTAAAGCCTGTTCCAAACCTTTCTTTACCTTAAAGTCCATGGCTCTTCTACCAGTTCCACGCTCATTTAATCCCGTGCCTTGTACGTAATGGCAGGCGTGCCACTTATCGCTTTGAAaagatgtacatacatacatacatacccGTACAACTGTACCTACATACGGATATAACAGTGTCCAACAGCTGTAACCCTTTTGGTGGTTCGATGCCCGCGGCCCGAATGGCGGGGGCTGCCAACAGGTGGACTCCACTCCCCCTGGTCGGATGTGCCGCCCGAAATGCGGGTGCTATTGATTTTCCCGACCTGACACGGCGACACGCCAAACGATGACCAGCGATGACAGACAGGCCACGATTTTGTTGCTGGAAATAACCCAACTCCCAGCGCACAGTGGCACCAAATGGCGGCGGCGGGTGCTCTTGAAAAGCATTTTGTTTACATGGCCGTGTGGGCCGTGTGGGCCGTGTGGCAGCGTGGAAGAGGCACATTTACGCACTGgaagagagcgaaagagagaaaACTCTACACAAAAGGCAATTCCCGTGGCGGAAAAACCGTTTTCCACATACAGAAACGATTCAGTTTGCGTGCGGAGTAGTATCGAGTGAATGTCGAGGGCGAATCGAATAACGAATCGAGATAAACGGATGTGAATGTTGGACTGTTGGGACTTGGAATTGGCCAAAAAACGGACAAAAGGGAACAAAGTGATAAAGATCCGGGGAATCGCAGGGAATCGGAAAACACACGGCCACGCGTTTAACCAAAAGCATTTTTCGCGACCTCTCCAGCAAGTAACCTCTGGCCCTCCCGCTCCCGCCCGCCCGCGTTTTCCAGTCCGTTTTGTGCATATACTAGAAAAAGTGATGTGATgtgagcagagcagagcagagcagagcagagagccGCGATTCGACTGACATAAATTCCTATTTTTAAACGGGCAGAGAAAGGCGAAAAACGAAAAAGGAAAAGCGAAAAGCATCGATACGGAATCAATTTGCCTGCCAGACGCTCCAAAACAAAGgggaaagcagcagcagcccaaaAAGGAATTCCTTTCCAGCAAAAGATTCAGGCATTTACACTCGCCTCccactctcccactctctctctccctctctctctctctgtctgtgcGTGTCGGTGTCGGTGACGTTGTCGGTGTTTTTGTACAAGTGTCGTTGTCCGGATCggatccgatctgatctgTTAGTTAATCAATCCATCATTGCCAAACGAAACTGTGAAACAATAAGTGGAATTATACCTTTTGCTAgaatatacacatacatatatatttacaaCTCGAAGTCGAGGCTCTGACAATTTGCCAGTCGGAGCTCGATACGGGAGTCGCCTTGGAATACCTACCTAATCATTGCCGCCGCCAGTGTCTGCCATCCATCAACATTGCAATcagaatcggaatcggaatcggaatcatCATTATCATCGGAACATCTGCGGCCATTTGCCAGCTGTGGCATTCGCTGGGGACCAGGAGAGTGAGAGGGAACGCTGTCGCTTACGCACCCTGTCGCCGACAATATCATCAAGATATCTTCATTCGAAGAAGACTACAGGGCTGACAGGCCCATGGTGCAGCGCGCATCATCCTCGGATGCTCCCTCCGTTCAGGGTGGCCAACATCGAGAGTCTCGATTTGGCCTTGGATACACGTCTTACCAGAGTGGATACAACAAGCTCTTCACACAGGTGCAAAAATACAACTTTTGAATAACTTTTATTGGGTAAAAATCGTCACAGTAAAGCCAATCAAAGTTATTCCGGGATTTCCAAGAACAAGAGATTCCAAAATCAGGGACTTTTCTCTCCAAAATTAAGCATTTAACATCCATCTCTGCTTCCTATACGAAATATTTGAGTACGGCTCTGGTTTTCATATAGTTTTGCTTTTTGCGTTTTGCGTTTTCAGCCAAAGCGCTCCATTTTCGTTTAAAGGTGCTCGCGTTTAGGCAACTTTTTGTCCTCGATATATTTCGTCTTCACATTCCCTGTTAAACGCTCAATTTAGTGCTGTTAAGCGCCCAACTCATCCTTTGTTATGCGTAACATCCGATGTATCGATAACCGCCTGGGGCTGCGTCAGCTGTTTGCACGATAACGCAAAGTGTTGTTGCCCTGGCCAATTATTTCAAAGCAAAATTTGAGGTTGGCTTAAAACTATATTTATAAAAAAGGTACAAGCTCAATTGGCTTAAAAAAATTGTAATAAATGAGGCACAAGCTAGATTCCTCTGGTAATTATGCCAAATTGGACGTTAATTCATCAATAAGTCATCTATTTTTATCCTTTTTGCAACTAAGATTTGTTCTGTTGTATAAAAAGTCATGCACTTTTTATTTTGGGTTTTTGCAAATGGAAAAATGTTCCGTTTTGCGTAAAACGGAAGCACTAATTCTTCTGTTTTCAAAGTAAGTCGGAAAGTTTTTTGCCCAAGTGAAGACCTAAGTCTGTCTTAATAATGAGATTTCTGAGAGTATTCTAGTAGAGTGGGgcaataaattataaaaagtcAGCAATTAACGGATGTGGAGTCATGAACTGGGGAAgaacgtatgtacatatgtttacAGCTTTACGAGAGTATGTAAGAAGGTAACGAACAGTCCATAAGACCAGTAGAGCCAAGtggagaaagttcctccataAATTCCTCCATATCGTCATACATGCTTAGGTCAATTTTTTATAAATAGTGCATACTTAATAGGTATTacctatgtacatataaaaCATACTCGTATGTTCCTTTCCTTATAAtgaaataaatattttgtaagtAACTTATATTGAGCCTGTCAGGGTTGCGAGTACTGCACAATAAAACAGGGGAAGTCTCTAAAAGTTCCCAAAAGTTATCAAAAATGTATGACAGaagtttttagttttaaaaCTTATTTGAAACTTCTTAAAACTACTCTTCTTTACTCTTTGTGTGCTCTACATCCATGCTTCTCCATTCAAGCCATTACCCATGTGAAATACCCCACAAATGTGCATTAAAAATTAATATGACCCAATCAATTATAATTATGGTACTCAATTCGTTCAACCTAAATTTGTCTCTTAAATTCAATTATTTATGCCATTCAATAAAGGCATTCCCGGCTGTTGCTTTTTTCCTACTCAAAAAAAAGCATAAAAATGCATTCCTTGGCCCCTCTTTGCTGGCATCGAGCCAATGGAATTTGTTTGGGTTTCCAGATGGCTGCTCGAATGAATTTTCCATCAGTTTTCGCTTGTTTCTGTTCTCAACCGGATTGCTTTTGATCTTTGCAGGGTTCTGCCGACTCGAACTACTCACAACCTTCATCCGATCTGTCGCTAGACGAGGAAAAGGAATCGCTTCGGCGAGAAAAGGAACGTCAGGCCTTAAGCCAGTTGGATAAAGCGAGGGTGAGTACTCTCCAGAGTTCTGCAAAGGAAACCATCTAATGATCCTCTATCTTCTTGAAAAACAGAGCAAACCAGTGGCGTTCGCTGTGCGAACCAACGTAGCATACGATGGCGCTATCGACGACGATTCGCCCGTGCAGGGTGGCGCCGTTTCATTCGAGATCAGGGAGTTCCTGCACATCAAAGAGAAGTATGACAATAACTGGTGGATCGGCCGGCTGGTCCGAGAAGGCAGTGATGTGGGCTTCATACCCAGCCCCGCTAAGCTAGACAACATTCGTATGCAGGTGGGTCCCCGATCCATTGATCACTGATCAGTAATCACTGATCACTAAATCGATTCCTTTCGCAGAACCAAACCAGACCCTCAAGACTGTATGGCACAAAGGGCTCGTCGAGCGGCAATCTGGGCGCCGGTGGAGGCCAAGCAGGTGCGGAGCCATCACGAGGTAGCACACCCCCCACACCTGGTATGACACACATTTCATTCTCCTGATTTCTTTTTGGGCGAGGTTTAATTTCGTATCTATTTGTGAATCGaattaatttcaatttcaatctAAATCTAAATCTTATTTATTTCCGCCTTCGTCTTCTATGTAATGTTTATCTTTTGTATCTCGTCGTCGTCtacgtcgtcgtcatcgtcgtcgtcgtcttctTCCTCTTTCCCCAAAACGATATTTCCGTCTAGAAAAGTTCTCTCTGCAGAACTTCTTCCcctagctctctctctctctctctctctccatctatctatctatctatcttgTATCTATCTGTACTTTATAGTACTGCATCTGAATAGGTCCAGCTGACGGATGCAGAGACCGACCAACTATCTAACGATGATCCAATGTCCATTGTGATTGGGAAaactgtttatgattttcatTTTGAAGCGAAACGAATCCGAAACCAAAAAAATGCTCCATGCAAAATTCCCGTAATTTCGTAATTTTTGCGTTTCATCCGTTATATCATGCGACATTCATAAAAAGCAATTGCAATTTGTATGCTTATTGAGTTAACCGGCATAATCCGCTTCTAAATCGACCCTCACTACCCCCCGCCCCACCCCCCAATGGTCTGTCCTAGAACCCGCATGCCACCAACCGAAGGAGTCTtcaccccacacacacacactcccaAGTCAGCTTTCAATCCGTAGCGAAACACGTTACCCCCCGTTTTTTGCCCCCACCCCTCCACCCCTTTTTGTAAATGCTCCTTGTTTCATGGACTGCTTGTGGTTTAACTCTAGCATTAGCCATAGCCAAACAGAACACTATTAAATGCACTTAACTCTCTCTTGTCCAACACTGAAACAACCAACTAACCACGATTATTAAAACACCAACTACAACGCGAGCAAAGATCCCTACAGTACAACACCACGCAAGAAAAAAACAGGTTTGTCTTTGTCTCTCATCAGATATTCAGCAAATCATCTCAAACGCAGAATCTCTTGCTAGACACCCGCCACGCTAGGTACAGTGAGTTTCAGGACTATAAAACAGGGGCAGGAACCAAATGTAGACTTTGCTATATCTGTAGATTAGTTTCCCAAGTTCCACAGGGAATACCCCGCCTATAACTAGCTTGCCATACTCTTTCCTGAATGAATGAAACACGTTTACACGTGACTGGCAATTGAGCATTCAGTTAATAGAAAACAGCTGATCATAGACTGCGATAAATGCAAAATTAGCTTGCCATTCTCTTCCTTTCTTAAATGAAGCTAGAAGGAGTTGCATCATTCAACGTTTACACGTGACTGGCAACTGAAACAGCTGATCATAGCCTGGGCTAACTGTAGCCAATCAGGAGCACTCTAACCGGAATCTTAAAGCCGATATCATCCATTAAATAAACCCTCTCAAAGAGTACAACTTGTCGACTTGAAGACCCCCAATGATTCGACTCGAATGTAGACAAATCTATAAGGGGAAAATGTACCTAATGGCTTTGCTACTCGTATATTTGATAGCAGAAATCTGAGGATTATTTTCCCTACTAATTCCATAGGTACTACCTCGCCAATACCTGCCTTCAATTGCCAATCTAATGGATAAAACAGTCTTTAATTAGCCTGCCagtctctttctttcttgaaTGAAGCATCATTCCACGTTTACACGTGACTGGCAGCTGAAACAGCTGATCAAAGGCAGCCCATCAGGAGCCCTCTAACCAGCACCTTATAATCGTTATCCTCCCTTTAATAAAACCTCTAAAAAACTACAAATTGTCGACTCGATTAAGTCACCCATTGAGTCGACTCGTTAAACCCTACACCATCCACCATTTTGTACAAAGTTTAACCAAATCGTTTTAAATGTTTGACTTGGAATCAAGTGTCATATATCCTTGAAACACACTGTAGACCTTCTTGTATCAGTCCCGCGCTTTATGTAAACCCCAGATCGAACATCAACCGAAACAAAAATGTAACGAATAGAACCTGTAACTCTAGAAACGTTGCCAAACTATAGATAGACTTAGAGAAAAAATAGAGCACTTCATACCCGTGTAGCCTTAAGATATACATGCCATATATTTTAGGATGAAACCTCACCCTCGAGT
The sequence above is a segment of the Drosophila miranda strain MSH22 chromosome 4, D.miranda_PacBio2.1, whole genome shotgun sequence genome. Coding sequences within it:
- the LOC108161864 gene encoding vitelline membrane protein Vm32E gives rise to the protein MKTVAFLAVVVLFAAFACASCSSSYAAPAPAAASASSYSSLPAPPCPKNYLFSCQPNLVPAPCAQQAAPAAYGSAGAYTEQVPSYIGFAPYQQLQQYHQRIGNAALIDELRSLGQGIQGQQY